The Terriglobales bacterium genomic interval CGAGCGGAACTTGATGTTCGGGTTGCTCTTGCCCAATACCTTGGTGATCGCCGCCGTCAACGTGGTCTTGCCGTGGTCAATGTGTCCGATCGTCCCCACGTTCACGTGCGGCTTGGTGCGGGAAAATTTTTCTTTCGCCATTCCTCTGCTCCCGTATCGCCCCTCTTGGGCTCCGGTTATTTTTATGACTGCCATCCCGGTCCGCGCCGGGCCAACGAATTCCGCCGCTCGCGCGGCTGCTGCTTACCTGTTTACCGCCTTGCCCGCGACGCGGGCGATGATTTCCTCCGACACCGAACGCGGCACTTCCTCGTAACGCGAGAAGTGCATGGAAAACGTCGCCCGGCCCTGGGTATTGGAACGCATTTGGGTGGCATAGCCGAACATCTCGCTCAGCGGCACCATCGCCTTGATCACCTGCGACCCGGCGCGGTGCTCCATGCCCTCGATTCGTCCGCGGCGCGAGTTCAGGTCGCCGATGATGGCGCTCATGAAATCTTCCGGCACCACCACTTCTACCGACATCACCGGCTCCAGCAGCACCGGTGTAGCCTTACGCGCGGCTTCCTTGAAGGCCATGGAACCGGCGATCTTGAAGGCCATTTCACTGGAGTCCACGTCGTGGTAGCTACCGTCATACAGGACGGCCTTGACGTCGACCATCGGGTAGCCGGCCAGGATGCCGCCTTCCAGCGCTTCCTTGATTCCTTCGTTGACCGGCTTGATGTATTCCTTGGGCACCGAGCCGCCGACCACCTCGTCCTCGAACTCGTAGCCCTTGCCCGGGTTCGGCTCCAGCTTGATCTTGACGTGACCGTACTGGCCGCGCCCGCCGGTCTGGCGGATGAACTTGCCTTCGGCCTGCGACGGCTTGCGGATGGTCTCGCGATACGCGACCTGCGGCTTGCCGACGTTGGCCTCCACCTTGAATTCGCGCATCATGCGGTCGACGATGATTTCCAGGTGCAGTTCGCCCATGCCGCGGATGATCGTCTGGCCGCTGTCGGCGTCGGTGTTGACCTTGAAGGTGGGATCTTCCTGGGCCAGGCGTCCGAGTGCGACGCCCATCTTTTCCTGGTCGGCCTTGGTCTTGGGCTCGACCGCGACCGCGATGACCGGCTCGGGAAACACGATGGATTCCAGCACGACCGGCTCTTTCTCGTCGCAGATGGTGTCGCCGGTGGTGATGGTGCGCAGGCCGACGCAGGCGCAAATGTCGCCGGCGTAGATCTCGCTGATTTCCTCGCGCTTGTTAGCGTGCATCTTCAGCAGCCGGCCGATGCGCTCGCGCTTGTTCTTGCCGGGCAGCCAGATGCTGTCGCCGGTCTTCAGCTGTCCGGAGTAAATGCGAATGAAGGCGAGCTGGCCGACGAAGGGGTCGGTCATGATCTTGAACGCCAGCGCGGCCAGGGGCGCGTTGTCGTCGGGCGCCCGTTCCACTTCTTTCCCGTTATCGGGGTTGATGCCCTTCACCGGCGGCACGTCGGCGGGCGAGGGCAGGAAATCCACCACCGCGTCCAGCATCGGCTGCACGCCCTTGTTCTTGAACGCCGAGCCGCACAGCACCGGGAACACCTTCAGGGCGATGACGCTCTTGCGCAGCGAACGGCGTAGCTCTTCCGGCGAGATCGATTCGCCTTCCATGTACTTGTGGAGGAGTTCGTCGTCGTTTTCGACGATGGATTCCACCATCTGGTTATGGAACGCGCTCGCCTTCTTCTTCAGGTTCTCGGGAATCTCCTGGACTTCAAACTTGGCGCCCAGGGTTTCTTCCAGCCAGACCACGGCCTTCATTTCGAACAGGTCGATGATGCCCTTGAAATTGGATTCGCTGCCGATGGGAAGCTGGGTGGCGACGGGCCGCGCGTTCAGACGCTTGCGGATGGTCTCGATGGCGTGCTCAAAATCGGCGCCAGTCTTGTCCATCTTGTTGATGAAGCAAATGCGCGGCACGCCGTACTTGTCGGCCTGGCGCCAAACGGTTTCCGACTGCGGCTCGACGCCATGCACGGCGTCGAACACGGCCACCGCGCCGTCGAGCACGCGCAGCGATCGCTCCACCTCGGCGGTGAAGTCCACGTGGCCGGGCGTATCGATGATGTTGATCCGCTCATCGCGCCAGGTACAGGTAGTGGCGGCGCTGGTGATGGTAATGCCGCGCTCCTGCTCCTGCTCCATCCAGTCCATCGTGGCGGTGCCTTCGTGGACCTCGCCGATGCGGTGCGTGCGTCCGGTGTAGAACAGCACGCGCTCCGTCGTCGTGGTCTTGCCGGCGTCGATATGCGCCATGATGCCGATGTTGCGGCAACGATCTAATGGAACTTGTCTGGCCATTGAATCTTTTCGTACTCGGGTAATTGAGTAATTTCAAAAAACGGGGCAGTCGCACGCCGGAACCGGATCCAATCACCCGACTGCCCGATTCCGCAATTCCCCAATTTGTCTCATCACCACCGGTAATGCGCGAAGGCCTTGTTGGCCTCGGCCATGCGGTGCACGTCTTCTTTCTTCTTGATCGAAGCGCCGCGGTTATTAGCGGCGTCGAGCAGTTCGTTGCTGAGCTTGTCGGTCATGCCCTTCTCGGCGCGGCCGCGGCTATAGCTGATCAGCCACCGGATGGCGAGCGAGGTGCGCCGGTCCGGATTCACTTCCACCGGAACCTGGTAGTTGGCGCCGCCGACGCGGCGGGTCTTCACTTCCAGCACCGGCTTGGCGTTCTCGACCGCCTTCTTGAACAGCTTCAAGGCATCGTCGCCGCCCTTCTCCTGGATCTTCTTCATCGAGTCGTAGAATATGTTTTCGGCGGTGGACTTCTTGCCGCCCCACATCATTGAGTTGATGAACTTTGTCACCAGCGTTGAACCGTAGATCGGGTCGGCGGCTACCTCGCGCTTTCCAATGTGTCCTTTACGTGGCATGTCAGCTCTCAGCTATCAGCTCTCAGCTTGTTCTGCAGGAGCTTGAAAATTAATTCGTCCATTCCCTCAGGGGCTAAAGTCCCTGGCTCACTAGGCTTTCGGGCGCTTGGCGCCGTACTTGGAGCGGCCCTGTTTGCGGTTGGCGACGCCCACCGCGTCAAGCGTGCCGCGGATCACGTGGTAGCGCACCCCCGGCAAATCTTTCACGCGGCCTCCGCGAATGAGCACGATGGAGTGCTCCTGCAGGTTGTGGCCGACGCCGGGAATGTAGGTGGTCACCTCGATGCCGTTGGTCAGGCGCACGCGGGCCACTTTGCGCAGGGCGGAGTTCGGCTTTTTCGGCGTCTGGGTGTAGACGCGGGTGCAGACGCCGCGCTTCTGCGGGCAGGACTGCAAGGCCGGACTGGCGGTCTTGTAATTCGGGGCGCTACGCCCCTTGCGCACCAACTGATTAAACGTAGGCACTCTAGGCTGCTCCTTCGGAACCGGCGCTCGCGCACTGGATTTCCGTGAACGCGCAACGCCGCTGTCCGGGCATTCGGCGGGCACAGCGCCGCGCGCTCGTGCATTAAAATTGCTGGCCGGCCTGAGGCCGCCATAAATCCCGCACTGAAGCGGGAGATTTTCAGTTTCCTATGGCTGGGAGAAACGACGGTGACACCGAGCCGAAGCGGTAGGTGTTCCGTTTCGTCTTCCTCGTCCTGCATACCCCCACCACAGGAGGTGAGGCAGCGCAGGAACGTTTCAGCGAGGGCACCCTTACGGGCAAAACGTCTACAGCTCAGCCCCTACAAGCAAGCCAAACCTAACTCGCAGAACCTTTTGAATATAACAACTCAGGCCCAAACCGTCAACCCGCGAAGCGACCGGAATCGCACCTCGGTTGATAAATTAGATGACCAGGGAAGCGGTGGAATTCGTTCGACTCCACCACCTCGGCCCGCCCCTGCCGGTACCGCCATGCCGGGCAGGTTGCCGAATTTTTCACCAGCTTCTACACTGAGTTCTTTTCCAGCAACCTGCGGAAGATACCGTCCGGCCGAAAGGCGGGACGGGGAGGATGCATGCGGCGGTCGGCAGTCTTATCCATACCTCAGGGCTTCGATCTTCAGGCGCGGAACTTGGCGTTAGCAATTCTGGGCATCATGCTGGTTGGGCTGGCCGGATGCGGCGGCCACAGTTCCTCCACTACGGCGCCGAGCGCAGTGCAGATCAGCCCTTCCCCGCTGTCGCTCAATCTGGGCGGCGTGGCCTCGTTGACCGCGACGGTGGTCGATTCCACCGGCGCGGCTGTGACGGTCACGACAGGGTTCACCTACGCCTCCAGTAATAGTTCGGTGGCGACCGTATCCACAGCCGGTTCCGTGTGCGCCGGCAAATGGGACGCCAACTTTATTGTCTGCGACACCACCGGCGTGCAGCCGGGCACCGCCACCATCACCGTCACCAATGGCAGCGTGAACGGAACGGTCACGGTGTACACGCACCTGCACGTTGACCGCGTAACCGTAAGCCCCGGGTCGATCAACTGCATATCATCGACCCAAACACAGCAGATGTCGGCCCACGCTTTCAGTAACGGCGTCGATATCACGCCCACTGTCGGCCCGTTTAACTGGCAAAGCTCCATCATCGATGTTGCCACCGTCGATGCCAACGGGTCGGTAACCGCCAAGACGCCCGGCCAGGGCGGGATCATCGCCTCCGTCAGCTCGGTTTTCAGCCCCTCAGCCCCGTGGACAACTTGCCCGGTGCAAAGCGTTAACATTCACGTTAGCGGCGCAACGGATACCAAATTTACCCTGGCCGCCGCCGCCAGCACGAACAGCCTCGCCGCCGATGTCCTGGATAGTCACGGCCTTACCGTCAGCGTTCCGCTGACGTGGTCGAGCTCGGTTCCGACCGTGGCCACGATTAATAGCTCGGCGCTGGTAACCGCGGTCGCCGCCGGCACCACCGGTCTTACCGCGAGTTGTGCCGTAAGTTGCAATATCGGCTTGGCGCCGGTGTACAGCAACGTGGTGATAGGGAGTGTTTCCGGCTCTTCGACGACGACGGTCTATGCGGCCGGCACGTCATCCACCTCGCTGGTGCCGATCGACGCTACCGCGAACACGGCCGGGACAGCGATCACGCTGCCATCGATGCCGAATTCTCTCCTCTTCAATTCCCTGGGCACGACCGCCATCTTGGGCAGTAGCGCCGGATACATGTCGGTGGACACCACGACAAACGCCGTGACCCAGAATACAGGCGTACAAGGCACGGTCCTGGCGGTTTCCCCGGATAGCAATCGCATCATCGTGGCCGGAACCAATACCCTGTTCGTTGTCGGCATCGGATCGGGCATCGCGACCGAAACTTCGCCGATCGCCGCCGCTACGGCTGCCAGTTTCAGCCCCGATAGCCGGAATGCGTACATTCTCGCCGGAACTAATCTCTATTTCTGGACGGCGGGGGGGTCTTTCAAGCTGATTGCGCTGGGCGGCGCGGCAAGCGATGTCAAGTTCCTGGCCAATAATGCTTTCGCCTACATCGCTGGAGGCGCGTCGGGGCCCGCTGTGACCGCACGCGCTACTTGCGACAACTCGCTGGCCGACACGGTGATCACCCCCGGAGCTCCCAACCTGGTTGCTTCACTGCCCGACGCCAGCGCCCTGGTGGCTGCGGACTCGCCGGGTCTGGACGTGATCGCTGTCACTACCAACCACGTCGGATGTCCGCCGCCGCTCTCCGATACGCTCACTCATTTGACCTACGGCGTGGCCGCCTTCACGCCGAAGCAATTGATCGTGCTGGCCGACGGTACGCGGGCGTACGAAACCGGCAGCCCGGGACAATTGCTTGGCGTCACCACTTCGAGTTCCACCCCGTTTACCATCCCGCTCGCCAACGGCGCCACACCATTGACCGGCGGCGCCACGCTGGATGCCACCAAGCTCTACGTGGGCGGCAGCGACAATAACGTTCACCGAATCGACGTCGCGTCGGGCACGGACGCGCAGCAGATCAGCGTGTCCTTCACGCCCAACCTGGTGGCGGTCAGGCCGAAATGACGCATCCTTGGAACGATGACACCGAAAAACCCTAGCTCAACGGCGAGGGTTTCTTTTTTTAAAAAGAGCAGGGGGCGGCTTAAAGAGCAGGGGCGGCTTCACGGGAGCGCCACGGTTTCCGCGAACCTTACAAGCCGAACGCCTCGCCATAATCTTCCGGATCGATGCCGTGATAGGTAAGCGTGTGCTTGAGGCGATTGCGCAGGTCGGAAGGGGTGGCCTCGATGAACGCCCGCACTGCGGCTTCCATCGATACTTCGTCGTCGCCATCGTCGGCAGCGAGCGACTCGGCGCGATGCTCCATGGTCTCTTTCACGGCATCGCGCACCGGCGCCGGCAGTGCGCCGATCAATTCGGCAACTATCTCGTTAGCTTCGTCGGACCAAGTCATTTCTTGATCACCGCCGACGAACAAACTAAATAAAACTGAACGTCAGCGCAAATTATTTGCTACGGACGCTTTGCCGTTGCCTCCAGGCCGCGCGCGACCGAGTCAAGCACGCCGTTAATGAAGACGATGGACTCCGGCGTGGAGTAGCGGCGCGCGATCTCGATGGCTTCGTTGATCACCACTGGTTTGGGCACCTGCGGTTTGCCTAAGAACTCCGCCACCGCCGCGCGTAGCAGGTTCCGGTCCACCGCCGCCATGCGATCCATGCGCCAATTCTTGGCATGTTCCTCGATGACGCGATCGATCTCCGCTGCCCGCTCGGTGGCCACTTGGAACAGGTCTTCGACGTACTCCCGCACCTCCTCCGTCGTGTCCTTTTGCTCCGCCCAGAACGTACGACGGACCTGCTCGGCCGGCTGCTTGCCCATGTCGGACTGAAACAGCATCTGCAGCAGCAGTTCGCGGGATTTGCGTCTAGAACCCATCTGCTTATCGGCTATCGACTATCGGCTATCGACTATCGGCTATCGACTATCGGCCATCGGTGATCAGCGACTCGGCTGGTTCGACCCAAACATGTGAGCTCACAGGTGATCTATCGCTATTGGCGCCGGCTTTTGGGGGACGTCGATTTCTTCTTCGCAGCTTGATGCGAATTCTCCCGCGCCCTAATCCCGATCACCGATGGCCGACCGCCGGCGGCCGTTTTCAGTTGCGCCATCTCCACCGCCGCCAGCGCCGCGTCGTAGCCTTTGTTGCCGGTTTTCAGGCCGGCGCGGTCAATGGCCTGCTCCAGCGTATCGCAGGTGAGAACACCGAAGGCGTGCGGCACGCCAGTCTCCTGCGCCGATTGCCCGATGCCTCGCGTTACCTCATTGACGATAACCTCATAATGAGCCGTCTCGCCGCGAATCAGGCACCCAAGACAGATGATGGCATCGTACTTCCCGGTTTTCGCCAGCATGCGTGCCGCCGCCGGAATCTCAAATGACCCGGGCACGCGGGTAATCGTGATGTCGCCGGCAGTGGCGCCAAGCCGGCGCAGCCCATCCTGCGCTCCCGCGAGCAGACGCTCGGTCACAAAGGCATTGAAGCGGCCCACGACAATCGCGAAGCGCAGTCCGGCCGCGTCCAGCTTGCCTTCCCGCGTGTTGGTCGTGCGCCAATCCTGGTTATAAGAAAAGATGGCCAGGCGGCCGGCTCCAGCGGGCATTTCCAGGGTGAACAGGCGCGCACCCCAGTCCTGATCTGAAATCTTTTTAACGATTTTGAAGCCGCGCTTTTCGGCAATCTCGTAGACGGTGTCGGCGCTATCGGTTTCAATCACCAGGTCAGCGTCGGGAAAGCCCTCGCCCATGCCGACCTCCACCCCGGCTTCGCGCGCGTCGAACTTCACGCCCATACTGCGGCGGCCATCCCAAGTCTCACCGCGCGCCAGCCCCAGCGCCTCGAAAAATTCCACAAGCGCGCGATAGTCCTGCTCGCGCTTCGCGAACAACAGTTTGTGAAGGGACTTGATCATTTTGAAGACTCAGCCACAGAGAGCACAAAGGAATTGATGCGCCATAGCTTTGTCGCTTCGAGAAGCTCTCATATACGCCCTTGCGATTCCAGGAATTGCGCGCACTAGTTCCACAAATTCCAATTCCGGCAACCTCAAGCAGCTCCCCCCGCCCTCTGTGTCCTCCGTGGCTAACTATTTTCCCTTGAAGTTAGCGGCGCGCTTTTCCAGGAATGCCTTGGTGCCCTCGGTCTTGTCATCGGTGGCGCAGCAGACGCCGAACAGCGTGGCTTCCAGGTACAGGCCTTCCTGCAGCGTCATCTCCATGCCCTTGTTGACCGCTTCCATGGCGTACTGCACCGCCAGCGGCGCGTTGGCGATGATCTTGTGCGCGATCGCCTCCGCACGAGGAATCAGCTCCGGCTGCGGCACGACTTCGTTCACCAGCCCGATGCGATGCGCTTCCGCCGCGGTGATCATCTCGCCCGCCAGCACCAGTTGCATGGCGATGCCTTTGCCGACCAGGCGCGGCAATCGCTGCGTGCCACCGTAGCCGGGAATGATTCCGAGTTTGACCTCGGGCTGCCCGAGCTTGGCATTGTCGCTGGCCAGGCGCATGGTGCACGCCATCGCAATCTCGCAGCCGCCGCCGAGCGCGAAGCCGTTGATGCACGCGATCACTGGCTTGCCCAGGTTCTCGATCAGGTTGAGCACGCTCTGGCCCTTGTGCGTGTAGGCCTTGCCTTCGACCGCGTTGTGCTTGGAAAGCTCGTTGATATCGGCGCCCGCGATGAATGCCTTCTCGCCCGAGCCGGTGAAGATGACGACCCGAATGCTGTCGTCCGCCTTGACCATGTGAAACACCGACCGCAACTCTTCCATCGTTGCCATGTTCAGCGCGTTGAGCACCTTCGGCCGGTTCACGGTAACGTAGGCAATGGCGTTTTTCTTTTCGAAAAGAAGATTTTCGAAGGTGGTGACAGCCGGAGAAGATGACATTTTCGATCTCCACATCGGAAAAATTAAGAATGAAGAATTCAGAATGTAGAATTGCGACGCGCATGCTGCCGCGAATCATTCTGCATTCGTAATGCTTCATTCTTCATTTAGTTCAGTCCGCGGCCACCCCCGCCCGCTCGCTCGTCGCCAGCCCTTGCAATTGCGCGTCCTGCGGCACCGGCTTTGCCGGATCCGACCAGTCGTAAAAACCTTTGCCGGTTTTCTTGCCGTACCAGCCGGCCATGATCAGGCGCTTGAGCAGCGGCGGCGAGGCGAAGCGCGGCTCTTTGAATTCGTCGAACATCACCTGGGTGATGTAGTAGGTAGTGTCCAGCCCGACGAAATCCAGCAGCGTGAGGGGGCCCATGGGATAGCCGCATCCGAGCTTCATCGCGGTATCAATGTCGGTGATCGAGCCCACGCCTTCTTCGTAGGCACGAATCGCGTCCAGCATGTACGGTACCAGCAAGCGGTTAACGATGAATCCGGTCTTGTCGCTGGTGCGCACCGGCGTCTTGCCCAGCCTCTCCGCAAAGGCGTAACCGGTTTCAAAAACTTCGGGCGCGGTGGTGATGGTGCGCACCACCTCCACCAATTGCATCAGCGGAACCGGATTGAAGAAGTGCATGCCGATGAAACGGTCGGGGCGCTTGGTTGCTGCCGCCAGTTCGGTAATCGAGATCGAGGAAGTGTTGCTGGCGAAGATGGCGTCGCGCCTCACCACGGCGTCGAGTGAGGCATACATCTTCCGCTTCTCTTCTACGTTTTCAATGATGGCCTCGATAATAAGGTCGCAGTCGGCCAGGTCCTGCGGTTTCAGCGTGCCTTTCAGGCGTGCGCGGATCGCCTCCGGCTTTTCCTTCAGCTTGCCTTTCTCGGCGAACTTGGCGAGCGACTTCTCGATGCCAGAAAAACCTTTGTCAATAAAACGCTGCTCGGCTTCGAGCACGGTGACATCGAAGCCGGCCGTGGCGCAGACCTGGGCAATGCCCGAGCCCATCAAGCCGCAGCCAAGAACGCCAACTTTTCGGATTTCCATAAGGACCTCTTTCAACCACGAAGGGGACGAAGAATCACAACGGCCTTCCAGTTTTAGCGGCTAATTTGTATTCTCCACAATCATCGCAATCCCCTGCCCACCACCGATACAGGCGGTTGCCAGGCCGTACTTCGCTCCCCGCCGTCGCAACTCGTGCAGGATGGTGATGATCAAGCGCGTGCCCGTCGCGCCCAGCGGATGTCCCAGCGCAATCGCGCCGCCGTTCACGTTCACCTTCGAGCGATCGAGCCCTAGCTCTTTTTCCACCCCGAGGTACTGCGCGGCGAAGGCTTCGTTGACCTCGATCAGGTCCATGTCTTCGAGTTTCAGCCCGGCTTTTTCCAGCGCCAGGCGCGTTGCCGGCACCGGGCCGCGTCCCATGATCTTTGGCTCCACTCCGGCGATGCCCCAGCTCACAATCCGCCCCAGCGGCTTCTTGCCGCGCTTCTGCGCTTCGTCCACCGACATCACCACCACCGCCGCGCCGCCATCCACAATGCCGCTGGCATTGCCGGCAGTGACGGTGCCATTCTTGCCGAATGAGGGTTTGAGCTTGGCAAGACCTTCCATCGTTGTCTCGGGACGCAGGTGGTCGTCCTGCTCAAACATTTCTCCCGTGGGCTCGCCTTTGCGGTTCTTCAGCGGCACCGTCACGCTCTCTTCTTTGAGCCGGCACGCCTTCTGTGCCGCCGCCGCTTTCTGCTGCGACTGCAGCGCAAACTCGTCCTGCATCTCGCGCGTGATGCCCTGCTGCTCGCCGTAAAGCTCGGCGGTATTGGCCATCTGCAGGCCGCACCAGGTATCGAGCAATGCCACCATCAGCGAGTCTTCCATCTTGCCTTCGCCCAGCGGCAGGCCCCAGCGCGCGCCGCGGATCACGTGCGGCGCCTGCGACATCGATTCCATCCCGCCCGCAAGCACGCGCTGTGCTTCCCCGAGCTGAATCATCTGTGCCGCGCTGACGACGGCTTGCATGCCCGATCCGCACAGCCGGTTCACGGTCAGCGCCGGAGTTTCGATCGGCAGTCCCGCGCGCAAGGCCACGTGCCGCGCGCCATAAAGCGCGTCTCCGGAGGTCTGCTGCGCGTTGCCGAAGATGGCGTGGTCGAATTCCTTGGGGTCCATCTGCGCGCGCTCAATGGCGCCCTTGGCCGCAACCGCGGCCAGTTCCATGGCGGTAAAGTCGCGCAGCTTGCCGCAATAGCGGCCCATCGGGGTTCGCGCCCCGCTGACAATTGCGATGTCATTTGGCTTCAGCATACAGAGGAGTTCCGGAGGTTTGGCTGGAACCCATCAGTCTAGCAGTGAGAAATTCCGGAAACAACTAGCCACAGATCAACGCCGATGGATGCGGATCAGAACAGGAATTGCGAGTGGCGAAGGCGAAGGTAACCAGCGCGATCAGCGTTCATCTGTGGCCCAGTCGTCTCTACGCGGTCACCGCTGCGGCGTCCTGCGCTGCCGGCGCCAGCGACTTCACGCTGTGTGGACCTTCTGACTTGGCCATCTCCAGCGCGCTCTCGGCGCGATTGATCAGCTCGCAGACAATATCGGTAGCATCGAAGCGCTGGTGCATCACCGCCTCGGCAATGCCGACCGTCATCGGCAGTGGCGAAGTCTTCCCTGGCGGAAGAACGTTGGCCAGCACTTTGCGCAGCTTTTCCACCACGAAGAAACCGTTCTTTTCGCCGGTGTCGGCCAGCAGCAACGCGATGGTGGTCAAGTCATAGCGCACCGCCACATCATTCTGCCGGATGTGCCCGTTGATCACCTGCCCCAGTTGCTGTACCAGGCTGTCCACCATCGCCTCGCCATACTCCTTCACCAGCGCAGACGTCTTGCCAAAATGCATGAGCATGACGGAGCAAGTGGAGTTCTGCTCCTGGCAGCGCTTCACTTCCGACATCAGCACATCCAAGTAGGAAGCGCGTTTCAGCAACCCGCTGCGCTCGTCGGTGACGGCGAGCGTCTTCACCAGGCTGCGCAGGCGTGCGTTGTTGACCGCCAGGATCATCTGCTCGGAAATGGTTTTGAGCACCACCTCGTCGGTGGGCCGCCAGTTCCGCGGCGTGCCGCATTGCTCCAGCACCAGGATGCCGGCGAACTCGTCGCCATCCATCAGCGGCACCGCGAGGATCGATTCGATGTCCAGTCCTCGGATGAATTCGCGAATGGAATCCAGTTCCGGCGCCTTGGGCACATTCAACACCTTGACGGTGCCGTGCGTCACCGTGAGCGCGAGGCAGGCCATGACCAGCTTGACTTGCGCCATCACGTCGGCCGGCCTCACCCCCGGCGCAACATACTCCAGCGCCGCCGACGGCGGCTTGCCCGGCGTGCACAGCCCGGCCAGGCAGCGGCTGGCGTTCCAGTGCCGCCCGATTTCGTTCACCGCCGTGAACAGCACGCCCTTGACGCTGCCCTGGCGATAAATGTTGCGCGTAATCTCGGTTACACGCGCGAAGTTCTCCACGCCGCCCCCCTCGGCCGCGGACGTCGCAGGCAACGGCGAAGGAACCGCGGTCAAAGGAATGGCCGGCTTGACGAGGGCCGGCGGTCGCGGTTCCTGCCGGTAGCGAGGTGTGAAGCCGGCGGTCATGTAGAGGTCGCGCAGCTTTTCGAGTTTGTCTTCCTCGTGCGGAAACAGCTTGTGGATGCGCTCCAGCCGCTCCATCGCCTTTCCCCGCATCGAGTACTGCAGGAAGATTTCCGCCTGCAGCATCAGGTCTTCCAGGACCGTGGGTTCACCCTCGGGCGTCTCCGGGATGTCGCTTTCCGGCTCCTCCATCTTCCACACCGAGGTGAAGCGGCCGGCAATGGCGTTGTAATGAGTGCCATCAATCTTCCCCTGCAGCATGTCCAGTCGCCTCTGGTGGCCGGGTTCGTAAGCGTCGACCTCGGCGGCCCGATCCAGGCAGTCGGCGGCCTTGATGAAGTTTCCCGTGGCGTAGTACAGCTCGAACAGCTTCAGCAGCGTGCTGCAATAATCGGACTCGCGATTGGAGGCGTTGTAGACCTCGACCATGTATTCGAGGAACTCGATGCCGGCGTGTTGCTTGTCGGCAATATCTTTCATCAGCGCGACGAACTCGCGCTGCTTCCCCGCCTTAAGCTCGTGGACTTCCAGCTTGTGCGCCAATGCCAACGCGAGCGCATGGTGTTCCTCATCGAGCAGGGCGGCAATCAGTTTGCCGACTTCGCCGGCATCCTTTGGATCGCGCTCGAACAACTCCCACACCAGCGGCTCCGCCTCTACCAGCCTGCCTGCCGCCAGCAGTGCGGCAGCGTAGGCCTCGCGACCTTCGATCCGGCCGGTTTCCGAGGTGGCAAACGGCTCCAGCACAACAATCGCCTGCTCCAACACACCAG includes:
- a CDS encoding 3-hydroxyacyl-CoA dehydrogenase family protein, with protein sequence MEIRKVGVLGCGLMGSGIAQVCATAGFDVTVLEAEQRFIDKGFSGIEKSLAKFAEKGKLKEKPEAIRARLKGTLKPQDLADCDLIIEAIIENVEEKRKMYASLDAVVRRDAIFASNTSSISITELAAATKRPDRFIGMHFFNPVPLMQLVEVVRTITTAPEVFETGYAFAERLGKTPVRTSDKTGFIVNRLLVPYMLDAIRAYEEGVGSITDIDTAMKLGCGYPMGPLTLLDFVGLDTTYYITQVMFDEFKEPRFASPPLLKRLIMAGWYGKKTGKGFYDWSDPAKPVPQDAQLQGLATSERAGVAAD
- a CDS encoding tetratricopeptide repeat protein, producing the protein MTDISRRLERAEKFLQKGRQDAALEEYLAAVEEDPGNDRVRQTAADLCLALGHGSEAARHLSTLFDHQAGSGDVGKAVSNYKKLLRAGRPSVDQTYKFGQLVEKTNRQDALEAYRAALRGFDSEGRKQEELAVTRHMIALDPSEENYTRQGELAALLGDGKTAAIAFLQVGWIAAKAGGDALPWFQRAYEMDPRNVDAALAYGRALHAAGVLEQAIVVLEPFATSETGRIEGREAYAAALLAAGRLVEAEPLVWELFERDPKDAGEVGKLIAALLDEEHHALALALAHKLEVHELKAGKQREFVALMKDIADKQHAGIEFLEYMVEVYNASNRESDYCSTLLKLFELYYATGNFIKAADCLDRAAEVDAYEPGHQRRLDMLQGKIDGTHYNAIAGRFTSVWKMEEPESDIPETPEGEPTVLEDLMLQAEIFLQYSMRGKAMERLERIHKLFPHEEDKLEKLRDLYMTAGFTPRYRQEPRPPALVKPAIPLTAVPSPLPATSAAEGGGVENFARVTEITRNIYRQGSVKGVLFTAVNEIGRHWNASRCLAGLCTPGKPPSAALEYVAPGVRPADVMAQVKLVMACLALTVTHGTVKVLNVPKAPELDSIREFIRGLDIESILAVPLMDGDEFAGILVLEQCGTPRNWRPTDEVVLKTISEQMILAVNNARLRSLVKTLAVTDERSGLLKRASYLDVLMSEVKRCQEQNSTCSVMLMHFGKTSALVKEYGEAMVDSLVQQLGQVINGHIRQNDVAVRYDLTTIALLLADTGEKNGFFVVEKLRKVLANVLPPGKTSPLPMTVGIAEAVMHQRFDATDIVCELINRAESALEMAKSEGPHSVKSLAPAAQDAAAVTA
- a CDS encoding acetyl-CoA C-acetyltransferase; amino-acid sequence: MLKPNDIAIVSGARTPMGRYCGKLRDFTAMELAAVAAKGAIERAQMDPKEFDHAIFGNAQQTSGDALYGARHVALRAGLPIETPALTVNRLCGSGMQAVVSAAQMIQLGEAQRVLAGGMESMSQAPHVIRGARWGLPLGEGKMEDSLMVALLDTWCGLQMANTAELYGEQQGITREMQDEFALQSQQKAAAAQKACRLKEESVTVPLKNRKGEPTGEMFEQDDHLRPETTMEGLAKLKPSFGKNGTVTAGNASGIVDGGAAVVVMSVDEAQKRGKKPLGRIVSWGIAGVEPKIMGRGPVPATRLALEKAGLKLEDMDLIEVNEAFAAQYLGVEKELGLDRSKVNVNGGAIALGHPLGATGTRLIITILHELRRRGAKYGLATACIGGGQGIAMIVENTN
- a CDS encoding enoyl-CoA hydratase-related protein — protein: MSSSPAVTTFENLLFEKKNAIAYVTVNRPKVLNALNMATMEELRSVFHMVKADDSIRVVIFTGSGEKAFIAGADINELSKHNAVEGKAYTHKGQSVLNLIENLGKPVIACINGFALGGGCEIAMACTMRLASDNAKLGQPEVKLGIIPGYGGTQRLPRLVGKGIAMQLVLAGEMITAAEAHRIGLVNEVVPQPELIPRAEAIAHKIIANAPLAVQYAMEAVNKGMEMTLQEGLYLEATLFGVCCATDDKTEGTKAFLEKRAANFKGK